A genomic region of Arvicola amphibius chromosome 7, mArvAmp1.2, whole genome shotgun sequence contains the following coding sequences:
- the Moap1 gene encoding modulator of apoptosis 1, producing the protein MTLRLLEDWCRGMDMSPRKALLVAGIPLTCGVAEIEEALQAGLSPLGEHRLLGRMFRRDENKNVALVGLTVETSSALVPKEIPGKGGVWRVIFKPPDVDNEFLCKLNEFLKGEGMTMGELTGVLGNRNDPLSLDQGMIPVMRAPMLAQALDEALKPTLQYLRYKKLSVFSGRDPPGQGEEEFESWMFHTSQVMKTWQVSDVEKRRRLIESLRGPAFEIIRALKINNPFITVAECLKTLETIFGVIDNPRSLQVKYLTTYQKTDEKLSAYVLRLEPLLQKLVQKGVIEKEVMNQARLDQIVAGAVQKTVRRELGLPEGGPAPGLLQLLTLIKDKEAAEEEEEEEEDFFELN; encoded by the coding sequence ATGACGCTGAGGCTCTTAGAAGACTGGTGCAGGGGGATGGATATGAGCCCTCGGAAAGCACTGTTGGTTGCCGGCATCCCTCTGACCTGCGGAGTGGCAGAAATCGAGGAGGCCTTGCAGGCTGGCCTGTCACCCTTGGGGGAACACAGACTGCTTGGGAGGATGTTCAGGAGGGATGAGAACAAGAATGTAGCCTTAGTAGGGCTTACGGTAGAGACTAGCAGTGCTCTGGTTCCCAAGGAGATACCTGGAAAAGGCGGTGTCTGGAGAGTGATCTTTAAGCCTCCTGATGTTGATAATGAGTTTTTATGCAaattaaatgagtttttaaaggGAGAGGGCATGACGATGGGTGAACTCACCGGAGTTCTTGGGAACAGAAATGACCCTCTCAGCTTAGACCAGGGCATGATCCCTGTAATGCGAGCCCCCATGTTGGCACAGGCATTAGATGAGGCTCTTAAGCCTACCCTGCAGTATCTAAGGTACAAAAAGCTGAGTGTTTTCTCAGGCCGGGATCCTCCAGGACAAGGTGAAGAAGAATTTGAGTCTTGGATGTTTCATACTTCTCAGGTAATGAAAACATGGCAGGTGTCGGATGTAGAGAAAAGAAGGCGGTTGATAGAGAGCCTTAGAGGCCCAGCATTTGAAATTATTCGAGCCCTCAAGATAAACAATCCTTTCATTACAGTTGCAGAATGCCTGAAGACTCTTGAGACAATATTTGGGGTTATTGATAATCCTAGGTCACTGCAGGTCAAATACCTTACTACTTACCAGAAGACGGATGAAAAGCTGTCTGCCTATGTTCTAAGGCTGGAGCCTTTGTTACAGAAATTGGTACAGAAAGGAGTAATTGAGAAAGAAGTTATGAATCAGGCCCGTCTGGACCAGATTGTTGCTGGGGCAGTTCAGAAGACAGTCCGAAGAGAGCTTGGACTGCCAGAGGGTGGCCCAGCCCCAGGCTTACTGCAGTTACTGACGCTGATAAAAGACAAGgaggcagcagaggaggaggaggaagaagaagaggactTCTTTGAGCTGAATTAG
- the Gon7 gene encoding EKC/KEOPS complex subunit GON7 isoform X1 yields MELTGEYVGCDGEPRRLRVSCEASGDANPLQSLSAGVARMKELVAEFFGPLVERDAPGATVDPEDAVDGDDEDDAEDENNSGSRTNSDGPSAKRPKPTS; encoded by the exons ATGGAGCTGACGGGCGAGTACGTCGGGTGTGACGGGGAGCCCCGGCGACTGCGAGTATCCTGTGAGGCGTCGGGGGACGCGAACCCTCTCCAGAGCCTGTCGGCGGGTGTGGCCCGGATGAAGGAGCTGGTAGCCGAGTTCTTCGGGCCCCTCGTGGAGCGGGACGCACCGGGCGCGACAGTGGATCCGGAGGACGCTGTGGATG gtgatgatgaagatgatgcaGAAGATGAAAATAACAGTGGTAGCAGAACTAACTCAGATGGACCATCTGCAAAACGACCTAAACCAACATCTTAG
- the Tmem251 gene encoding transmembrane protein 251 isoform X2 yields MMNFRQRMGWIGVGLYLLASAAAFYYVFEINETYNRLALEHIQQHPEEPLEGTTWTHSLKARLLSLPFWLWTVIFLIPYLQMFLFLYSCTRADPKTVGYCIIPICLAVLCNRHQAFVKASNQISRLQLIDT; encoded by the coding sequence ATGATGAACTTCCGTCAGCGGATGGGATGGATTGGAGTGGGACTGTATTTGCTGGCAAGTGCAGCAGCATTTTACTATGTTTTTGAAATCAATGAGACTTACAACAGGTTGGCTTTGGAACACATCCAGCAGCACCCTGAGGAGCCTCTGGAAGGAACCACATGGACGCACTCCTTGAAAGCTCGGTTACTCTCCCTGCCCTTTTGGTTGTGGACAGTTATTTTTCTGATACCATACTTacagatgtttttgtttctttattcttgtaCAAGAGCTGATCCCAAAACAGTGGGCTACTGTATCATACCCATATGCTTGGCAGTTCTCTGCAATCGCCACCAGGCATTCGTCAAGGCTTCTAATCAGATCAGCAGGCTACAACTGATTGACACCTAA
- the Gon7 gene encoding EKC/KEOPS complex subunit GON7 isoform X2, whose amino-acid sequence MELTGEYVGCDGEPRRLRVSCEASGDANPLQSLSAGVARMKELVAEFFGPLVERDAPGATVDPEDAVDGSNVEVAILCRDGYFACRVCMSEHHFSVF is encoded by the exons ATGGAGCTGACGGGCGAGTACGTCGGGTGTGACGGGGAGCCCCGGCGACTGCGAGTATCCTGTGAGGCGTCGGGGGACGCGAACCCTCTCCAGAGCCTGTCGGCGGGTGTGGCCCGGATGAAGGAGCTGGTAGCCGAGTTCTTCGGGCCCCTCGTGGAGCGGGACGCACCGGGCGCGACAGTGGATCCGGAGGACGCTGTGGATG GATCGAATGTTGAGGTTGCCATCTTGTGCAG agatgggtattttgcctgccgtgtatgtatgtctgaacaccacttctctgttttctaa
- the Tmem251 gene encoding transmembrane protein 251 isoform X1, whose translation MPKAPDYSELSDSCTLAGGTGRFSGPLHRAWRMMNFRQRMGWIGVGLYLLASAAAFYYVFEINETYNRLALEHIQQHPEEPLEGTTWTHSLKARLLSLPFWLWTVIFLIPYLQMFLFLYSCTRADPKTVGYCIIPICLAVLCNRHQAFVKASNQISRLQLIDT comes from the exons ATGCCAAAGGCACCTGACTATTCAGAACTGAGTGACTCTTGCACGCTTGCTGGGGGAACAGGAAGATTTTCGGGACCACT GCACAGAGCATGGAGAATGATGAACTTCCGTCAGCGGATGGGATGGATTGGAGTGGGACTGTATTTGCTGGCAAGTGCAGCAGCATTTTACTATGTTTTTGAAATCAATGAGACTTACAACAGGTTGGCTTTGGAACACATCCAGCAGCACCCTGAGGAGCCTCTGGAAGGAACCACATGGACGCACTCCTTGAAAGCTCGGTTACTCTCCCTGCCCTTTTGGTTGTGGACAGTTATTTTTCTGATACCATACTTacagatgtttttgtttctttattcttgtaCAAGAGCTGATCCCAAAACAGTGGGCTACTGTATCATACCCATATGCTTGGCAGTTCTCTGCAATCGCCACCAGGCATTCGTCAAGGCTTCTAATCAGATCAGCAGGCTACAACTGATTGACACCTAA